Proteins from a genomic interval of Diospyros lotus cultivar Yz01 chromosome 6, ASM1463336v1, whole genome shotgun sequence:
- the LOC127804621 gene encoding serine/threonine-protein kinase BSK3-like encodes MFPSEEFSSFSYSLEASDSERHVPSDDMPRRFSLAELRNATNNFDDSLVVGEGGFGKVYKGFIDYGGTTVAIKRSNAKSVQGSGEFWAEIMTLSKLRHPHLVALIGYCDESEEMMLVYEYMANGTLADHLYRGGKGNNYIYPLNWEQRLKICIGAARGLDCLHSTENSVIHRDVKTTNILVDADWVAKISDFGLSKMCATNQAHTYVTTDIKGTFGYLDPQYFFTRRLTKKTDVYAFGVVLLEVLCARPPVERVEGDQFRSLSDWARQCFRKGTFDQIIDPSLRGQISASSLKLFTDVAIRCLHKCARERPTMAKVSESLDLVLALQMRQPKAIISNCVSNLSSLVIKGLGIDLGRRIWERYYSKDGPSFRLWRDPVLASSAIRQYRRFTLAEIRASTNNFHEHLVVGSYGHSKVYRAYMDGGNVEVAIRRWKYDASNEAKLDQLKTEIHVQSHLRHLNIVPLIGYCKDKRETILVYEFLVNRSLYHCLYENKRAPPLSWERRLQVCIDAARGLQYLHAGNRLRIIHHNLKSSHIILDERWVAKISSLEFAKVLPDNESSAICTTLLGDNIDYMDPEYLASAKLTTKSDVYSFGVILLELLCCRKPVIPSEDEDEVNLVRWFKTNMKNGTVDRIIDPYLVGKIAPGCLEEYANLAARCVQDKGIERPTMDDVLGSLWCARQLQESWRNLNQPSDKLIADEMLSCSITSSSQGMISCTSLDNTDYLSGNLAR; translated from the coding sequence ATGTTTCCATCCGAGGAGTTCTCCTCCTTCTCTTATTCCCTGGAAGCCTCGGATTCAGAGCGGCATGTCCCGTCCGACGACATGCCGCGCCGCTTTTCACTGGCCGAGCTTCGAAACGCCACCAACAACTTCGACGATTCTCTGGTCGTCGGAGAAGGTGGGTTCGGCAAAGTCTACAAAGGGTTCATCGACTATGGCGGCACCACGGTGGCCATCAAGCGCTCCAACGCCAAGTCCGTGCAGGGTTCGGGAGAGTTCTGGGCGGAGATCATGACCCTTTCCAAGCTCCGCCACCCCCATCTTGTCGCTTTGATTGGCTACTGCGACGAGTCAGAGGAGATGATGCTTGTTTACGAGTACATGGCTAATGGGACTCTGGCCGATCATCTCTATCGAGGAGGGAAAGGTAATAACTATATTTATCCTTTGAACTGGGAACAGAGGCTGAAGATTTGCATCGGAGCTGCCCGCGGATTGGATTGCCTTCACTCTACCGAGAACAGCGTGATTCACAGGGACGTGAAGACGACAAACATTCTGGTGGACGCGGATTGGGTGGCTAAGATTTCGGATTTTGGGTTGTCCAAAATGTGCGCCACGAACCAGGCACATACCTATGTCACAACTGACATCAAAGGCACATTCGGTTACTTGGATCCCCAATATTTCTTCACTCGGAGGCTAACGAAGAAGACGGACGTGTACGCCTTTGGCGTGGTTTTGCTTGAAGTGTTATGCGCGAGGCCGCCGGTGGAGAGAGTTGAGGGGGACCAGTTCCGTAGCCTCTCGGACTGGGCTCGACAGTGCTTCAGAAAAGGGACGTTTGATCAGATCATTGATCCATCTTTAAGGGGGCAGATATCGGCATCTTCTCTGAAGTTGTTTACGGATGTGGCTATCAGGTGCTTGCATAAATGCGCTAGAGAGAGGCCCACGATGGCTAAAGTCTCCGAAAGCCTTGATCTCGTGCTTGCGCTACAAATGCGCCAACCGAAGGCCATAATCAGCAACTGTGTGTCAAATCTTTCCAGCCTTGTAATCAAAGGACTAGGGATTGATTTGGGTCGACGGATTTGGGAACGATATTACTCTAAAGACGGGCCGTCGTTCCGATTGTGGAGAGATCCAGTGCTTGCTAGCAGTGCCATCAGACAATACCGTCGTTTCACGTTGGCAGAGATTCGAGCGTCGACAAACAATTTCCACGAGCATCTTGTGGTCGGTAGCTATGGCCATTCCAAAGTTTACAGGGCTTATATGGATGGCGGAAATGTTGAGGTTGCGATCAGAAGGTGGAAATACGACGCATCAAACGAGGCGAAGCTGGACCAACTCAAGACTGAAATCCACGTCCAGTCCCATCTCCGTCATCTCAACATCGTTCCTTTGATCGGATACTGCAAAGACAAGCGCGAGACAATTCTCGTGTATGAGTTCTTGGTCAATCGCTCGCTCTACCATTGTCTCTACGAAAACAAAAGAGCTCCACCTCTTTCATGGGAGAGGCGTCTACAAGTCTGCATCGACGCTGCCCGGGGCCTGCAATATCTCCACGCCGGTAATAGGCTGAGAATAATCCACCACAACCTTAAATCCTCCCATATAATCCTGGACGAGAGATGGGTCGCCAAGATTTCGAGTCTCGAGTTCGCCAAAGTGCTTCCCGACAATGAATCAAGCGCAATCTGCACAACGCTTCTTGGGGACAACATCGATTACATGGATCCAGAATATCTGGCAAGTGCAAAATTAACTACAAAATCCGATGTTTACTCGTTTGGTGTCATCTTACTGGAGCTATTGTGCTGTCGTAAGCCGGTGATCCCTTCCGAGGACGAGGATGAGGTGAATCTAGTCCGATGGTTCAAAACCAACATGAAAAATGGTACCGTCGACCGAATCATCGACCCATATCTGGTTGGCAAAATAGCTCCAGGGTGTTTGGAAGAATACGCCAATCTTGCGGCGCGTTGCGTGCAGGATAAAGGGATTGAGCGTCCGACGATGGACGACGTCCTGGGCAGCCTCTGGTGCGCGCGGCAGCTGCAGGAGAGTTGGCGAAATCTGAACCAACCTAGCGATAAATTGATTGCGGATGAGATGCTCTCTTGCAGCATCACGAGCAGTAGCCAGGGGATGATCAGTTGCACGAGTTTGGACAACACTGATTACCTTTCTGGGAATCTTGCAAGATAG